In a single window of the Biomphalaria glabrata chromosome 5, xgBioGlab47.1, whole genome shotgun sequence genome:
- the LOC106061729 gene encoding uncharacterized protein LOC106061729, protein MTTTALRLYILLLSLTLTVKIIQVFGQTENCPTEKDIISHGKCYTFLKQNVTWHQAKAACESSSMSLAEFENKEEASFVVQNLVDVYWIGIYDLDNEHTTYAWLSNNQTANINYWYLVPSYGENMCVFITWTSGPAADTTSCDVEQFYICMSPLQNNSASTTITSSITTASTTETTSITTSTTETPSSTTYITETPSSTTTYITAAPSSTTTYITEAPSITTTSTTETPPITTASTTETPPITTTYTIKTTSSTTISSTERSSIIAPVTETATYKPTTATKTVFIFRCSNSSILEANFSVLTVLVFLLFI, encoded by the exons ATGACAACAACGGCACTGAGACTTTATATTCTGTTACTTTCTTTGACATTGACTGTCAAAATAATTCAAGTATTTGGACAAACtg aaaACTGCCCAACAGAAAAAGATATAATTTCACATGGAAAATGTTACACTTTCTTGAAACAAAACGTAACATGGCATCAAGCAAAA GCGGCTTGTGAATCCTCATCTATGTCCTTGGCTGAGTTTGAGAATAAGGAAGAAGCAAGTTTTGTAGTGCAAAATTTGG TTGATGTTTATTGGATCGGCATCTACGATCTCGACAACGAGCATACGACCTATGCCTGGCTTAGCAACAACCAAACAGCCAATATAAATTATTGGTACCTGGTTCCATCCTATGGGGaaaatatgtgtgtgttcaTTACGTGGACGAGCGGCCCGGCTGCTGATACCACATCCTGTGACGTAGAACAATTCTATATCTGCATGAGTCCGC tgcAAAATAACTCAGCATCTACAACCATAACATCATCCATAACAACCGCTTCTACAACTGAGACAACATCAATTACAACTTCTACAACTGAGACGCCATCAAGCACAACTTATATAACTGAGACGCCATCAAGCACAACAACTTATATAACTGCGGCGCCATCAAGCACAACAACTTATATAACTGAGGCGCCATCAATCACAACTACTTCTACAACTGAGACACCACCAATCACAACCGCTTCTACAACTGAGACACCACCAATCACAACTACTTATACAATTAAGACAACATCAAGCACAACCATTTCTTCAACTGAGAGATCCTCCATTATCGCTCCTGTAACAGAAACAGCCACATATAAACCAACGACTGCGACTAAAACAGTATTCATTTTTCGCTGCAGTAACTCTTCTATATTGGAAGCTAACTTTAGTGTTTTAACAGttcttgtttttcttctgtttatctaa